Proteins encoded together in one Scyliorhinus torazame isolate Kashiwa2021f chromosome 20, sScyTor2.1, whole genome shotgun sequence window:
- the LOC140396726 gene encoding large ribosomal subunit protein eL43-like, with protein MAKRTKKVGIVGKYGTRYGASLRKMVKKIEISQHAKCTCPFCGKTKMERRAVGIWHCGSCMKRVAGGAWAYNTTSAVTMKSAIRRLRELKDQ; from the coding sequence ATGGCCAAACGCACCAAGAAGGTGGGGATCGTGGGGAAATACGGCACCCGGTACGGAGCCTCCCTCCGCAAAATGGTGAAGAAGATCGAGATCAGTCAGCACGCCAAATGCACCTGCCCCTTCTGCGGCAAGACAAAGATGGAACGCAGAGCAGTCGGGATCTGGCATTGTGGATCTTGCATGAAAAGAGTGGCTGGAGGAGCCTGGGCCTACAACACCACCTCGGCCGTCACCATGAAGTCTGCAATTCGCCGTCTGCGGGAGCTgaaggatcagtga